Genomic segment of Drosophila simulans strain w501 chromosome 2R, Prin_Dsim_3.1, whole genome shotgun sequence:
CACGCTCTTGCCAAATAGAATCAATGATTATGCAGCAATTCGTATTAAATAGCGTAATCTTTCTACAAAGTTGTTTACTTTTGATAGAATAATGTTAATGAGCCTATAAATTTGTAGCTGATAAGAATGTCCCTTGCGTGTGGGTTTCTAAATGTCGTGTTCTTATTCTTCCTGTCCAGGTGACGCTATCCCAGATCTGCCGGAGTTCCCACCAGAACACCTACGCCCTGCCAGGAGGTGAGATCTCCGACGAACTGCGCCGCAAGTTCGACCAGTGGTGGTCCAACCAGCTCTCTCCCCAAGCGGCCGCCATGACGCCCAAGATGCTGCCGTTCATGACGGGTCCTTCGGCGGTTCCGGTTCCAGTGGCAGTGCCCGGCGAGATGGACTTTCCAGTAGGCACAGCCATGGCGGCAGCGGCCGCTGCGGCGGCTcatgccgctgctgccggcGGAGCAGCGGGCGGTAATCCCTTGGGCTCGATGGGCAGTCGCGAGAGTCTGTTGCTGGCCAACGAGGCTGCTCACCATGCGGGCGCTGGACAGGCTCCGGGGCCAGGACATCACGGCAGCATGCTGGTGCATCCGATGCACGCGTCCatgcaccaccatcaccatcatggCGGCGGCGGGGGACACGGTCCTCCGTATCCCAATCAGAAGACTCGCATGCGCACCAGCTTCGATCCGGAGATGGAGCTGCCCAAGCTGCAGAAGTGGTTCGCCGATAATCCGCATCCTTCGCGCCAACAGATCCAGACGTATGTGGTGCAGCTGAATGCCCTGGAGTCGCGGCGGGGAAGGAAGCCCCTGGATGTGAACAACGTGGTCTACTGGTTCAAGAACGCTCGGGCGGCACAAAAACGGGCAGAGATGCGGGGTGGTAGTCTGGGCAGTGCGATCAGTGCCCTGGGTCATGCCGCCATGAACGGCTATCTGAGTCAGCACGCCCCTTTGGGCCAGAATTCCAGCAGCAGTGCTGGTAGCCAGCCCATGAGCATGGGCAACCTGTCCATGTCGCACGACTACCTAAAGAGTCCGCTCAGCCTGAAGTCGGAGGACATTGACACCATGTCGCAGCACTCGGACGACATGGACGAGGAGCAGAGCAGACCGAACACGCCACAACTGCCCCTTTCGCTGACCACCCACGAGCGGCATCGCAGCTCGCCGCTGatggacgaggacgaggaggaggcgggggagcagcagcaggcacagGAGGCCAAAAGCGACGGAATGAATGGCAGTGTTAAGGATGAGGAGCGGCAGGAAAAGTCGCGCGATGAACTGCAGGACAACGATAAGGAGAACTCCAACGGGGAGGACCGTCATCAGGATGCAGACGCCCAGATGGAGGCCAGTTCCAACCTCAATAataaccacaacaacagcagcttaCACAATGAGCAGGAGGTGGACTCCACACCCAAGCGCTCCACGCCCAAGGAGGAAGACGACGACTTGGACATGGACGAGGATGAAGAGGACAACGAGAACGATGCCAGCCATTTGGACGAGTTTCGCTCGCCCTCGCCGGATCTAGCAGGTGGAGTTGTGCCCCACAAGGACCAACTGCCCTTTCCTATGGTTCCCAACTCCATGTTCTCGCAGTCCTTCATGTACATGAGCCACTACATCCCGGCATTCGGTCAAGCGGCCGCCGGACATCCGCATCACcatgctgccgctgcagcggctgctgccGGAATCCAGCCCAACGCCCTCATGGGGGGCGGCGGCCTCAACCTGTCGAGCATCTCGAACGAGGAGCGACGGAAGCGGAACCGCACCTTCATCGACCCGGTGACGGAGGTGCCCAAGCTGGAGCAGTGGTTCGCCATGAACACGCATCCCTCGCACAACCTCATCCTCAAGTACACCGAGGACTTGAACACCATGCCATATAGGTGAGCATCTGATCCTTTTCTGAACCATATAAGAACCCTTATACCTTTTGATTGCTTATTTTTCGACTGTAAAGAAACCTTAGGACTAACTTTTCCCCTATTTCTATGTTTGTTTCTAGGCAAAAGTTCCCGCGCTTGGAGAGCAAAAACGTGCAGTTCTGGTTCAAGAATCGACGGGCCAAGTGCAAGCGCCTCAAGATGTCGCTGTACGACAGCAATCAGTGCGCCCAGCTGGGAGGACTGGGCTCCTTTGTGCCCAAGTACGAGGAGCGGGACTAGGCCGgcggagaaggagcaggaggaagCCCGCCAGGAGTTTGAAATCAAAATTAGCAGCATTTCTTCTTGTAAATAGTTGAAcgagagacacacacacacaaaacccCATTTAGGCGGCTCCAAAACGCCGCTGCAGCTATGACAAATACTATACCATATACGATAGCTCATAATATGTAATCCCCTAGACTAGTGAACTCTAAGTATTATAGAACGAGAACTAACCCAGTTACGCGTTACCCAGGATTTGCCCAGGAGCATCTAGCGAAATTAGAGCAAATAGATAAAGCCACTTTATGAGTAATACGATATGCATGAACCAGTATGACTAATTTGTAGGTGTGGGGAGAGCCCCAGGGATTCTACCCTATCCAGTATACAACTCTCTATTTCTACTTCTACCTAGTTCTTAGCCATTGATATAGAAAGTGGGCGACAGCTCGTTAAGCATAAGCAAACCAAAGAAAGCCAAGTTTCGAGAACCGTAGACGTAGAAGCGATCTGCGATCTGTATATAATGTATGTTATCATAGGTACGCATTCTTTGAGCATTGTGAATTTGTTTCGGCCTCAgttgcatttgtatctgcagACTAAGTTACCCTTAAGTTTGAGTTGTACCAGTACCAGTACGTTTAGTTGCCCTGCCTTATTTGAGAGCCCCTCCCTCGCCTAGCACATATCCCTTTCGATCCAAGCACACGGATACCGCATATAGAATGTATAACATACCATTCGTTGCTTTCGAAGTCTTGGTATCTAATACCAACCCCCGAAATCTAGCCACCAATCAGCTTCGATGCGATTGGAACCTTTCGTTGCTAACTCCACTTTGAGCGTTTCGATACAAACACGTAACTAAATCTACACACTGAAATAAAACGTTTTACAAATTGTTCCATTAGTTTCGTAAGCCTTCGCATAGATAATAAacttaattcaaataatattgtaatttattgcAAGCATCAGTacgccaacacacacacacagacacacaagtaacacagacagacacacagcGAAAACATCCACAcatctttatatataatataaatagaaatatattccCCAGCAAttattaaatgattaaataaatacaattttaaatgtCAAATTCAAGCTGAGAGTTTTTAATGCCAAAAGGAGGGGGTTGTGATAATACAGGGGATAAAATCGTGGAACATTGACTTTGGCCTTCTTGACCTaatattttttagatttttagctataaatacaaataagtataatttgaatttagcTAATATTGTTAGCAGAATAAATTGAAAGGCTGTTCGGGAATAAAAGGTTTGGGGAAAACTTAAGTTTACTGCCGTGGTCAAAAGTCGTCCTTCTCAAATTTGTCGTAAGGATACCTTTTTGAGAGGCACTCCCAAATTTCTGGGCACATCGTTAAGGAGTTCATAAATTTTCAGGGAATGCATTGTTGGTCGAAAGGATGGGAACGGTTCCTACTCCTCATTTCTTCCTGAGACGCCGTGGGCTAATGTGCTGCTGCAGTCGTAATGTGTTTGGCAATTTCTCATATGTGCCAGATCTTTGCTTTATTTCTTTGGgttcttttcgctttttttctcattttggTAAGCACTGATAAGCAGCGCgggaaataaatatgcatatgtacgGGAAACGAAGAAAAAATGGCAATATGAGCAGCACATTTAGCTTCGTTTCGAGCATGAGTTGTggcacggggcgtatgagttatCTGCCGCCCACCCACATCTCGGCCGCAGATATGAAACAATTTATTAGCGCCAAAGTTtacttattttcatttctttatttcgctCGCCTTTGTTACATCCCGCAGTCATTCCTAGATATGATGGTTGGTTTCCTTTGGTTTGGGGGTTGGGTGGGTTCCTTGCGGTTACTAAATCAGCACAacattattttacatttaaaatacacgtgtgtgggtgtgtggagGGGATGTGCATCATTTGTTATCgcaaacttttaaattaaaattgtgggAAGGAGTGAAGCGGTTCGAATTTATGGCATATCTCTGGGCCGCAGCATATTAAACTAGCTGCTTATTTATGGATATCGTAATAGAGTGCAAAACTGTTGCATACTTCTGGGCTTAATGGAAGTAATGAGATCTCCCGTGCGTTTGAGGATATAGTTAGCTCTGGAGCGATGTAAATCATTCCGGGTATTTCAAACTTCAGAATTTACCTTTAcgcaaacataaatatttacccgaaatatttaattctCAGCCAAGGAGATCCTGCCAACTGGGAAGTCCTCTCGAGCAGTGGGATGTACCATACAAAACTCCGCATAACTTTAtccattaattaaaattcccaGCACTTTTGCACCGCTCTGTGTGGTTGGCGAATGAAAttacagccacgcccactcactCTATAGCTCCAACTGCAGGTCAAATGAGGGGGCTGGGGGTGGCTCGGTTTGGCGAGGggcataaaatgtaaatatacataaacagGAGGCGAAAACAGgagcgaaaaagaaaacatttacaTAGTTAACTACGCCGCACTTGCggctgttggccaactttcgAGGTGGCTCAAAGGTGGTCCTCCGTGGAGTGCCAATGGCAGAATAAATCTTGCTTTTCCAAACTTTTTCATATGCCCTTAATGACGCCAAATGGCGAATAAATCTGAAtaatgcaatcataattaaGTGCTGTTCAGCCCACTGAGAAGATTTTGAAATATCTATCGGAATTCAGACAGAGATCACTGCCCGCCAAGGGGTACCATTAGCCATCAAAGGACAGATTTCTTGGCGGCAATTAGAGCGCACTGAACAAAAAGGACTCTCGCACTGCCAAAAAGGACAACGGACAACGGAAGGGGGAAGGGAGTACTCGGCAGAGGGGTGGGACATAAATAGTTTTGTGGCTTTGACTGATACGCGGGGCAATAAAACTAATGAGCGTGCCAGCCAAAATAGTTGACAGTGGTTTGGTTTCGGTGGTTGGTTCGCCGGTGGTTTGCCCTtgccaaccacccaccacccactcggcTGGTGGTGGCGAttcatttggcaaattgaGTGCGCAAACAAACCGTTACGAAAGTCAAATGAATATAACGCAAGTCCAATTAAATGGTCataagtaataataattcCGCTTTGATTTGTGACATTCTCTTTACACGGAAGTCGAGGGGAGAATCGCCGGAAAAATAAGGAAAGGAATGTTCCTGCTTTCAGCTAGACATCTTCATCTTGGCCAAATTAGTTAATGAGGACCtttggaaaaggaaaaaagaacAAAGGAGTGCCATTGAGATAAGTAATAAATTGTCTTGGCCGATTAGAAAGCTTATAGAAGCATTTTGATTTAAGCAGACTAATAAATTAGTAAACTATTTTGcctcaaatatattttgtaataaattaatgttaatAGGTatgaaattaagaaaatacaaGCCCTATTagtttaaaaactaaatttctTCTTAAAAGCGGACTTTTAATTAAGCCTGGGCTAAGCATCATCAAATGGGATTTCTTTTCCATGGGCCAGAAGTGGGCCATTCGGTTTTCTGGTGGCAATTTAAGAACCCACTTTGGTCCGGGTCAGCGGCACTATTCTTCGGGCATATCTTGATTTTGCGTAAGAATATGACAGGGAGGCTTAGGCGGACACGTACGACGGGGTAACTTGGGAACGGAGCGGCAGGACATGGCTCAGGACACCCTCGCACTCCACCCATCCTGAGACTGCCTGCATTGGgcgattattatttattatcttaATTACGTCTTAAAATCCCCTGTGAAGCGGGACAAGCACCTGCCTAGGAGAAGAGGAGGGCAGACAGCCCCTGCCATTGGAAATCCCGTGTCCTGGCTCATGTGCTATTCCGCAGGACCTGCGGAGAAAGTATTTGCGCGGAAAATTGTGCCCcttttgtgtatgtgtgtgtgtgcttggcgCACATGCTACCACTCTAAGCCTTCCCTTGTCTTGTCTTGTCTTTTTGGCACCTTATCCTTTTGGCTGCATCCTGCTcttgctcctgttcctgctcctggcccTCCTCCTGCCCCGCTGTCAACTGTCGTTTGTCTTGGGCGCGTAATAAAAAGACTTAACAACGCGagttgtttaattattatttatgacaCTCTCGGCTTTGGCTCGCCAGATTATTGCCCCAAAAAATTGTTGCTCTAGGAGCAAGTGGGCGGCTGGATGGGTGGTGGTTGTAAGATGCACAAGTTAGATTGCCGACTGGCTGATTTACCGTCTCGGCAGTTAGGactatttaaatcaattggcTTTGCCAGTTCATACTTTACACAGACAACCAAGCCCAAGCTCGAGCTCCAGCTCAATCTCAattcattttcataaaatcCAAAACTTTTACTCGCCCATAATTTACGATGATAATTATGGCAACTGTGAATTACCCCCCAGGGAGGCTAAGCCAAGGCCGACTGGTGGATGGCCCACATCCCACCCACAGTCCACCTCCCACGCCCACTGGGCAggcacaaaaatgtaaaaatgatAATCCCATTGTCAGGCGATAATTCAAAGGCGCCCATTCATTTGGGCCGCTGGGCAACGTCCAACGATCAACGACCAAAaggtgaaaaatatttcaataaatattcgCAGAGTTTTCCCTAAATCTTCTTGAAGGGCTTTGAATATCTCTGACCTTTTTTTGTGACTTTCCTAAGTTTTAGccatttttaagtaaaaaagGTAACTAATGAATGTATAATACTTTATGAGTGTCAATAATTTTTGagtaaaaaataacaaagatACTGAATACGAGTTTAattagatatatataatatatggtttatatacatatggtattgatatatttattgtttaaaagtttaaCATACTCGGAATTTTCCTTAGGGCATCCGCAGCGTCACTTCTTCTCTGAACCTAAGCCCAGTGAATGAATTATGCTTTTAATTGGAAACGCTTGGCGCCAA
This window contains:
- the LOC6735683 gene encoding uncharacterized protein LOC6735683 isoform X1, translating into MDFQSAMETFAEAWVAANAGQQSQALALTRAANAAAVVAAANAKSPNASSSASASLADLAVKKEHSLSPPHSVVGVGVGVAGEDQHRRSSLQGVQEKLTQLQMQQQHHQQQQQQHQQQQQQQQHHHHQQAQQAGAGVGGGELAGRRSSEGTPPTAHPPTNCEGQALSSSTASSSQNATPKSDRERERERERDREERVERGSISCLPPAALGMAVGVQQAQQQEKLLSHPALDSRREFDVSKVNPKSLPLHCVVESVHSLHASLTIDTRQPWKRRPNIETDSYVIIAAATPWSEIVQTALQRLGYSQEVANTARGSLIIKHWKPIPLEQISDNPAVPVSDIVGELTSVITLRIVILRPKTSPFGEIKDKLLKLLVLQSHAVLRSTGCPLDEVTLSQICRSSHQNTYALPGGEISDELRRKFDQWWSNQLSPQAAAMTPKMLPFMTGPSAVPVPVAVPGEMDFPVGTAMAAAAAAAAHAAAAGGAAGGNPLGSMGSRESLLLANEAAHHAGAGQAPGPGHHGSMLVHPMHASMHHHHHHGGGGGHGPPYPNQKTRMRTSFDPEMELPKLQKWFADNPHPSRQQIQTYVVQLNALESRRGRKPLDVNNVVYWFKNARAAQKRAEMRGGSLGSAISALGHAAMNGYLSQHAPLGQNSSSSAGSQPMSMGNLSMSHDYLKSPLSLKSEDIDTMSQHSDDMDEEQSRPNTPQLPLSLTTHERHRSSPLMDEDEEEAGEQQQAQEAKSDGMNGSVKDEERQEKSRDELQDNDKENSNGEDRHQDADAQMEASSNLNNNHNNSSLHNEQEVDSTPKRSTPKEEDDDLDMDEDEEDNENDASHLDEFRSPSPDLAGGVVPHKDQLPFPMVPNSMFSQSFMYMSHYIPAFGQAAAGHPHHHAAAAAAAAGIQPNALMGGGGLNLSSISNEERRKRNRTFIDPVTEVPKLEQWFAMNTHPSHNLILKYTEDLNTMPYRQKFPRLESKNVQFWFKNRRAKCKRLKMSLYDSNQCAQLGGLGSFVPKYEERD
- the LOC6735683 gene encoding uncharacterized protein LOC6735683 isoform X2 translates to MLEEAKSLPLHCVVESVHSLHASLTIDTRQPWKRRPNIETDSYVIIAAATPWSEIVQTALQRLGYSQEVANTARGSLIIKHWKPIPLEQISDNPAVPVSDIVGELTSVITLRIVILRPKTSPFGEIKDKLLKLLVLQSHAVLRSTGCPLDEVTLSQICRSSHQNTYALPGGEISDELRRKFDQWWSNQLSPQAAAMTPKMLPFMTGPSAVPVPVAVPGEMDFPVGTAMAAAAAAAAHAAAAGGAAGGNPLGSMGSRESLLLANEAAHHAGAGQAPGPGHHGSMLVHPMHASMHHHHHHGGGGGHGPPYPNQKTRMRTSFDPEMELPKLQKWFADNPHPSRQQIQTYVVQLNALESRRGRKPLDVNNVVYWFKNARAAQKRAEMRGGSLGSAISALGHAAMNGYLSQHAPLGQNSSSSAGSQPMSMGNLSMSHDYLKSPLSLKSEDIDTMSQHSDDMDEEQSRPNTPQLPLSLTTHERHRSSPLMDEDEEEAGEQQQAQEAKSDGMNGSVKDEERQEKSRDELQDNDKENSNGEDRHQDADAQMEASSNLNNNHNNSSLHNEQEVDSTPKRSTPKEEDDDLDMDEDEEDNENDASHLDEFRSPSPDLAGGVVPHKDQLPFPMVPNSMFSQSFMYMSHYIPAFGQAAAGHPHHHAAAAAAAAGIQPNALMGGGGLNLSSISNEERRKRNRTFIDPVTEVPKLEQWFAMNTHPSHNLILKYTEDLNTMPYRQKFPRLESKNVQFWFKNRRAKCKRLKMSLYDSNQCAQLGGLGSFVPKYEERD